From a single Oceanobacillus kimchii X50 genomic region:
- the spoIIE gene encoding stage II sporulation protein E — protein sequence MIGSIPRAESGTIGFEKSGKKGKIRQKIQSKVKRLLIDKGWIFYLTGFLLGRAVILSAVSPFAVAFIATIWLVHRDKSLKSMIAVFLGALSYHFEHAMFIALAFLVFILIGSLTKNMKNQQLVLPVVVFLSTILSRIFFYSLSNTVTSYEWALLAIEGVLGAVLVIIFMQSIPLLSPKRYKPALKNEEIVCLIILIASVLTGFIGWQIYGASVEQIFSRYFVLIFSFIGGAAIGSTVGVVAGLILSLANVANLYQMSLLAFSGLLGGLLKEGKKLGTAIGLLVGTCLIGIYGNSVALVPSLMESCIAIGLFLLTPASWFNHIARYIPGTEAYTNEQEQYLQKVRNVTAKRVEQFSDVFRALSKSFSVTDPTVNDEQQEARRDTDYFLSQVTEKTCQGCFMKDRCWQKEFDQTYSLMEEMKEDVTSGKDPNRKVMRKFENHCVKSRKVVDAMKEEMSFYEANHKLRQQVTESKRLVADQLQGVSDVMEDFAKEIVKERQHHELQEAQVIAALKHIGIELTRLDIYQLEKGDVDIELTASFGEYRGEGEKLIAPILSDILHEIIVVKQEDISPFPHGYSHFTFGSAKEFAIETGAANAAKGGGLVSGDSFTTIELGAGKFAMAISDGMGNGKRAREESMETLRLLQQILQSGIKEKVAIKSINSILSLRTTEEMFATLDLAVIDLHDAYAQFVKIGSTPSFIRRGANMFKIEASNLPIGIIKEFDVEIVKEQLLPDDLLIMMSDGIFDGPQHVENIDIWLKRKIKEMDTDDPQEIADLLLEEVIRTRSGEIIDDMTVLVAKVKKNTPQWTSIPIYESNVL from the coding sequence GAAAGATACGTCAAAAGATACAATCGAAGGTGAAACGATTGTTAATAGACAAAGGATGGATCTTTTATTTAACAGGGTTTTTACTTGGACGAGCAGTAATTCTATCCGCTGTATCACCATTTGCGGTAGCTTTTATTGCCACAATATGGCTTGTCCATCGAGATAAAAGTCTAAAATCGATGATTGCAGTGTTTCTTGGAGCACTAAGTTATCATTTTGAGCATGCGATGTTCATCGCGTTAGCATTTTTAGTATTTATTTTAATAGGATCGCTAACGAAGAATATGAAGAATCAACAATTGGTTTTACCTGTAGTCGTATTTCTGTCTACAATACTTTCTCGAATCTTCTTCTACTCATTAAGTAACACGGTAACCTCCTATGAATGGGCCCTTTTAGCGATAGAGGGAGTATTAGGAGCAGTTCTTGTTATTATCTTTATGCAAAGCATTCCTCTTTTATCACCAAAACGATATAAACCAGCATTAAAAAATGAGGAGATTGTATGCTTAATTATATTAATTGCCTCCGTTTTAACAGGGTTTATTGGATGGCAAATTTATGGAGCTTCAGTAGAACAAATATTTTCGCGATACTTTGTATTAATTTTTTCATTTATTGGTGGAGCTGCAATTGGATCTACAGTAGGAGTTGTTGCAGGATTAATATTATCTCTCGCAAATGTTGCCAATCTCTATCAAATGAGTTTACTGGCTTTTTCAGGATTGCTAGGAGGATTGCTAAAGGAAGGAAAAAAACTAGGAACGGCAATTGGTTTGTTAGTGGGTACTTGCTTGATAGGAATTTACGGGAATTCTGTGGCATTAGTTCCTTCTTTAATGGAGTCTTGCATAGCTATCGGCTTGTTTTTATTAACACCAGCTAGCTGGTTTAATCATATAGCCAGATATATTCCAGGAACAGAAGCATATACGAATGAACAAGAACAATATTTACAAAAAGTAAGGAATGTTACCGCGAAACGTGTGGAGCAGTTTTCAGATGTATTTCGTGCGTTATCAAAAAGTTTTTCAGTTACAGACCCTACGGTTAATGATGAACAACAGGAAGCTCGTCGCGATACGGATTACTTTTTAAGTCAGGTTACAGAGAAAACTTGTCAAGGATGCTTTATGAAGGATCGTTGCTGGCAAAAGGAATTCGATCAAACCTATTCTTTAATGGAAGAAATGAAAGAAGATGTTACGTCTGGTAAAGATCCTAACCGAAAAGTGATGCGGAAATTTGAGAATCATTGCGTTAAATCCCGGAAGGTTGTAGATGCAATGAAAGAAGAAATGAGCTTCTATGAAGCAAATCATAAACTACGGCAGCAAGTCACAGAAAGTAAACGGCTTGTAGCAGACCAGCTGCAAGGGGTATCAGATGTGATGGAGGATTTTGCTAAAGAGATTGTAAAAGAAAGGCAACATCATGAACTCCAAGAAGCACAAGTTATCGCTGCTTTAAAGCATATAGGAATAGAATTAACACGATTAGACATTTATCAATTGGAAAAAGGGGATGTCGATATTGAATTAACAGCAAGTTTCGGAGAATATCGCGGAGAAGGAGAGAAATTAATTGCTCCGATATTATCTGATATACTTCATGAAATTATTGTTGTTAAGCAAGAAGATATCTCTCCGTTCCCACATGGATACAGTCATTTTACGTTTGGTTCAGCAAAAGAATTTGCCATTGAAACAGGTGCGGCAAATGCTGCAAAAGGAGGCGGTTTAGTTTCGGGAGATAGCTTTACAACGATTGAGTTAGGGGCTGGTAAATTTGCGATGGCAATAAGTGACGGTATGGGCAATGGCAAGCGGGCACGAGAAGAAAGTATGGAAACACTTCGATTACTTCAGCAAATTCTGCAATCTGGCATTAAGGAAAAAGTAGCGATTAAATCGATAAATTCTATTTTATCGCTTCGAACGACAGAAGAAATGTTTGCTACATTAGATTTAGCAGTGATTGACCTACATGATGCATACGCGCAATTTGTAAAGATTGGCTCTACACCGAGTTTTATTCGGCGTGGCGCTAATATGTTTAAAATAGAAGCGAGTAATTTACCGATTGGTATTATTAAAGAGTTTGATGTAGAAATTGTGAAAGAGCAATTACTTCCCGATGATTTATTAATTATGATGAGTGATGGAATATTTGATGGGCCACAACATGTAGAAAATATCGATATTTGGTTAAAGCGAAAAATTAAAGAGATGGACACAGATGATCCACAAGAAATTGCGGACTTGTTATTGGAAGAAGTAATTAGAACAAGATCAGGAGAAATTATAGATGATATGACCGTGCTTGTTGCGAAAGTGAAGAAAAACACCCCGCAATGGACAAGCATACCAATCTATGAAAGCAATGTTTTATAA
- a CDS encoding VWA domain-containing protein, which yields MKSGTLKQILLLTDGCSNKGEDPSAVAALASQQGITVNVIGILDDDQSESPDGLQEVEDIALSGGGVSQIVYSENLSQTVQMVTRQAMTQTLQGFVNKELRQILGDQQSMEDLDPEKRGEIMEVVEDLGETSDLEVVVLVDTSASMRDKLQTVKEALMDLSISLNSRVGRNRFCIYSFPGKRKDIDLILDWSPKLDSISSVFPKLSSGGITPTGPAIRAAMYQFSKKNLLRSLKREDEYGIEESGY from the coding sequence TTGAAAAGCGGTACACTTAAACAAATTTTATTATTAACAGATGGTTGCTCGAATAAAGGTGAAGATCCATCGGCAGTAGCAGCTTTAGCTAGTCAGCAGGGAATCACGGTAAATGTTATTGGTATTCTAGATGATGATCAATCAGAAAGCCCGGACGGTCTTCAAGAGGTAGAAGATATTGCACTTTCTGGAGGTGGTGTCAGTCAAATTGTCTATAGCGAAAATCTATCGCAAACCGTGCAGATGGTAACACGCCAAGCAATGACACAGACATTACAAGGATTTGTTAATAAAGAACTTCGCCAAATATTAGGTGATCAACAATCCATGGAAGATTTAGATCCTGAGAAACGTGGAGAAATTATGGAGGTTGTAGAAGACCTTGGTGAAACAAGTGATTTAGAGGTAGTAGTTTTAGTAGATACAAGTGCAAGTATGCGAGATAAATTACAGACAGTAAAAGAGGCATTAATGGATCTCTCCATTAGTTTAAATTCACGGGTTGGTAGAAACCGATTTTGTATATACAGTTTTCCTGGAAAACGAAAAGATATTGATCTAATCCTAGATTGGTCACCAAAGCTAGATTCAATATCAAGTGTATTCCCAAAGTTATCCAGTGGAGGTATTACTCCAACCGGTCCTGCTATTCGTGCAGCAATGTATCAGTTTAGTAAGAAAAACTTACTAAGGAGTTTGAAGCGTGAAGATGAATACGGCATCGAAGAATCCGGATATTAA
- a CDS encoding serine/threonine protein kinase — MKMNTASKNPDINLRPQQQIRGKWHHKNYTVIRKLGAGAIGSVYLCDYLGKPVALKISEKGSSMTVEVNVLKSLEKVQGYRLGPSLLDVDDWMSTSGRLYSFYVMEYIRGESLSSFVRAKGKAWIGVFMLQLLEDLEKLHESGWVFGDLKTDNLMVSSTPPRVRWVDVGGTTKVGRSIKEYTEFYDRGYWGMGTRKAEPSYDLFALTMVFLNIYYPRRFDRVKDSSEKLLMKKLDQVSDLTLYRPLLQKALRGKYTTSTAMKKDLMSLMQQKQKRKHYHQRSKKPSNYLLIESISIGCIATVYYLLSLLL, encoded by the coding sequence GTGAAGATGAATACGGCATCGAAGAATCCGGATATTAATTTACGTCCACAACAACAAATAAGAGGCAAGTGGCATCACAAAAACTATACCGTTATTCGCAAACTTGGGGCAGGAGCAATCGGAAGCGTATATCTATGTGACTATCTTGGGAAACCAGTAGCTTTGAAAATAAGTGAAAAAGGTTCTTCGATGACAGTAGAAGTTAATGTATTAAAGTCATTGGAAAAGGTCCAGGGATATCGCCTTGGACCTTCTTTATTGGACGTTGATGATTGGATGTCGACTAGTGGGAGACTCTACTCATTCTATGTAATGGAATATATCAGAGGAGAATCTCTAAGTAGCTTTGTCCGTGCGAAAGGAAAAGCCTGGATTGGTGTATTTATGTTACAGTTGCTAGAGGACTTAGAGAAGTTACATGAGTCAGGCTGGGTGTTTGGTGACTTGAAAACGGATAATTTAATGGTATCATCGACGCCTCCCCGTGTACGTTGGGTAGATGTCGGTGGTACGACAAAGGTAGGAAGATCAATAAAAGAATATACCGAGTTTTATGATCGTGGATATTGGGGTATGGGTACTAGAAAAGCAGAACCAAGTTATGATCTTTTTGCATTAACGATGGTATTTTTAAATATATATTATCCACGGCGATTTGATCGGGTAAAAGATTCTTCTGAAAAATTGTTAATGAAAAAACTCGATCAAGTGAGTGATTTAACTCTATATCGCCCCCTACTGCAAAAGGCACTTCGAGGTAAATATACGACAAGCACTGCTATGAAAAAAGATCTTATGTCGTTAATGCAACAGAAACAAAAACGAAAGCACTATCACCAACGAAGTAAAAAACCATCAAACTATTTACTTATTGAGTCAATTAGTATAGGTTGTATTGCGACTGTCTATTATTTGCTGTCTCTACTTTTATAG
- the tilS gene encoding tRNA lysidine(34) synthetase TilS — MKQSILSFIQKHQLLQEGSKIIVGVSGGSDSMALLHFLKDLQEKWSLEVIALTIDHQLRGEDSTADQKFVKQWCLQSDLKCIAHQVDVGEYQRQYQVSEELAARRLRYDIYAAEMKKQGADYIALGHHGDDQVETLFMRLTRVATSNAFEGIPVKRSFANGQLIRPFLCVNKQMILHYVKENEIPFREDQTNKDNRFTRNYYRNEIIPLLKKNNERLFVTAQRLSETLGEDEKYLAEQARKMVEEVIERDTNSTEISFVNQAFIERPHALQRRAYHLILNYLYDTLPKDLSHIHEEKFFALIERQEGNTYIDFPLSLRVENSYGKIHLYFSNQLPRQFAFHLPLQVPDRVELPDGAQITSELVDAKTDKISRNNIIIPIDSVALPLHIRTRKPGDRMTWDGLKGTKKLKDIWIDAKIPANERDKWPIVTDDNDKIIWLIGLRKAFGSNQFCQGGEQIKLSYHKGTI; from the coding sequence ATGAAACAATCTATTCTTTCCTTTATTCAAAAACATCAATTACTACAAGAAGGCTCAAAAATTATTGTTGGGGTATCGGGTGGTTCTGATTCAATGGCACTACTGCATTTTTTAAAAGATTTGCAAGAGAAATGGAGTTTGGAGGTTATTGCGTTAACCATTGACCATCAATTACGTGGTGAAGATTCAACAGCCGATCAGAAATTTGTAAAACAATGGTGTCTACAATCAGATTTAAAGTGTATTGCTCATCAAGTGGATGTTGGTGAATATCAGCGTCAATACCAAGTTAGTGAAGAGCTTGCCGCACGTAGATTAAGATATGATATTTATGCTGCGGAGATGAAGAAACAAGGTGCTGACTATATTGCACTAGGACATCATGGAGATGATCAAGTAGAAACCTTATTCATGCGGTTAACACGTGTGGCTACTTCAAATGCTTTTGAAGGTATTCCAGTAAAGCGTTCCTTTGCAAATGGTCAACTTATTCGTCCTTTTCTCTGTGTAAACAAACAAATGATTTTACACTATGTTAAAGAAAATGAAATTCCTTTTCGTGAAGACCAAACAAATAAAGATAATAGATTTACAAGGAATTACTATCGTAATGAGATTATCCCGCTTCTTAAAAAGAATAATGAGCGCTTATTTGTAACAGCACAACGATTGAGTGAAACGTTAGGGGAAGATGAGAAATACTTGGCCGAACAAGCAAGAAAAATGGTGGAAGAGGTAATCGAACGGGATACAAATTCCACTGAAATTAGTTTCGTTAATCAAGCATTTATAGAACGTCCCCACGCTTTACAAAGACGTGCCTATCATCTAATATTAAACTATCTGTATGATACATTACCTAAGGATTTATCTCATATTCATGAAGAGAAATTTTTTGCATTAATAGAACGACAAGAGGGTAATACTTATATAGATTTCCCTTTATCATTACGTGTAGAAAATTCCTATGGCAAAATTCATCTATATTTTTCAAATCAACTTCCTCGTCAATTTGCATTTCACTTACCATTGCAAGTCCCTGATCGAGTGGAATTGCCAGATGGTGCTCAGATTACTTCTGAGTTGGTTGATGCTAAAACAGACAAAATAAGCCGCAATAATATTATTATTCCAATTGATTCTGTAGCATTGCCATTACATATACGAACGCGAAAACCAGGTGATCGAATGACGTGGGATGGCTTAAAAGGTACGAAAAAATTAAAAGATATTTGGATTGACGCAAAAATCCCAGCAAATGAGAGGGATAAGTGGCCTATCGTTACGGATGATAATGATAAGATTATCTGGTTAATAGGACTTAGAAAAGCGTTTGGTTCTAATCAATTTTGCCAGGGTGGAGAACAGATAAAACTTAGCTATCATAAAGGGACTATTTAG
- the hpt gene encoding hypoxanthine phosphoribosyltransferase produces MLQDNIHGDIQDILITEEQIQEKCKELGATLSEEYDGKFPLAIGVLKGAMPFMSDILRYAEIHLEMDFMDVSSYDGGTTSTGEVKILKDLNTKVEGRDLIIVEDIIDSGLTLSYLVDLFKYRKANSIKIVTLLDKPSGRNAAIKADMVGFEVPDEFVVGYGLDYAEKYRNLPYIGILKPEVYGG; encoded by the coding sequence ATGCTTCAAGACAATATTCATGGTGATATTCAAGACATTTTAATAACAGAAGAACAAATTCAGGAGAAATGCAAAGAACTAGGAGCAACACTTTCTGAAGAGTATGATGGTAAGTTCCCGCTTGCTATTGGCGTTTTAAAAGGTGCTATGCCTTTTATGTCAGATATTCTTCGCTACGCAGAGATCCATTTAGAAATGGATTTTATGGACGTTTCTAGTTATGATGGCGGGACGACTTCAACCGGTGAAGTAAAAATCTTAAAAGATTTAAACACGAAAGTCGAAGGTCGAGATTTAATAATAGTGGAGGATATAATAGATAGTGGCTTAACGTTAAGTTACTTAGTAGATCTATTTAAATACCGTAAAGCAAATTCCATAAAAATCGTGACATTATTAGATAAACCGTCCGGAAGAAACGCAGCGATAAAAGCCGATATGGTAGGATTTGAAGTACCTGATGAATTTGTAGTTGGATATGGCCTAGATTACGCTGAAAAATATCGGAATTTACCATATATCGGTATACTTAAACCCGAAGTATATGGTGGATAA
- the ftsH gene encoding ATP-dependent zinc metalloprotease FtsH: protein MSQVFRNVLFWLLIFFVIVGVVSVINNQGEEREQYDVQQFISALNNGEIEELVFQPSHGIIRLTGTLTDGETEFVAQVPDNNDLVSQITNTAREQSQLTVMEEEQPSPWLTFLTGIIPFLLIGLFFLFILSQAQGGGGGGRVMNFGKSKAKMYSEDKKKVRFKDVAGADEEKQELVEVVEFLKDPRKFSQVGARIPKGVLLVGPPGTGKTLLARAVAGEAGTPFFSISGSDFVEMFVGVGASRVRDLFENAKKNAPCIIFIDEIDAVGRQRGAGLGGGHDEREQTLNQLLVEMDGFGANEGIIIIAATNRADILDPALLRPGRFDRQIMVDRPDVKGREAVLGVHAQNKPLDANVDLKTIAMRTPGFSGADLENLLNEAALIAARDDRKKINQLDIDEAIDRVIAGPAKKSRVISKKERNIVAYHESGHTVIGMVLDDADVVHKVTIVPRGQAGGYAVMLPREDRYFMTKPELFDKITGLLGGRVAEEIIFGEVSTGASNDFQRATNIAHKMITEYGMSDKIGPLQFSSGGGGNVFLGRDIQNEQTYSDAIAHEIDKEMQEFINYCYDRAKTILTENKDKLELIAKTLLEVETLDAKQIKSLFEEGILPEPDEESDELKVNINSKEDEDKKGISYEEAKQKLEEEEKSERESLDPEKNSSDEAQDDSSEDQNPKN from the coding sequence ATGAGTCAGGTATTTCGTAATGTCTTATTTTGGTTACTCATATTCTTTGTAATTGTTGGAGTTGTTTCAGTAATCAACAATCAAGGCGAAGAAAGAGAACAATATGATGTACAGCAATTTATAAGTGCTTTAAATAATGGTGAAATCGAAGAACTCGTATTTCAGCCATCACATGGCATTATTCGTCTAACAGGGACATTAACTGATGGAGAGACAGAATTTGTCGCTCAAGTTCCTGATAATAATGACCTCGTGTCACAAATTACTAATACAGCTAGAGAACAAAGCCAATTAACCGTTATGGAAGAAGAACAGCCAAGTCCATGGCTTACATTCCTAACTGGAATTATTCCGTTCTTATTAATCGGTTTATTCTTCTTATTTATACTTAGCCAAGCACAAGGAGGCGGCGGTGGCGGCCGTGTAATGAACTTCGGTAAGAGTAAAGCAAAAATGTACTCTGAAGATAAGAAAAAGGTTCGCTTTAAGGATGTCGCTGGTGCCGATGAAGAAAAACAAGAGCTTGTTGAAGTAGTTGAGTTCTTAAAAGATCCACGTAAATTTTCACAAGTTGGTGCGCGCATACCTAAAGGTGTACTTCTAGTAGGACCACCTGGTACAGGTAAAACGTTACTTGCACGTGCGGTTGCTGGAGAAGCTGGAACACCTTTCTTCTCTATTAGTGGTTCGGACTTTGTGGAAATGTTTGTTGGGGTAGGTGCTTCACGTGTACGTGACCTATTTGAAAATGCGAAAAAGAATGCTCCATGTATTATCTTTATCGATGAAATTGATGCTGTAGGGCGTCAACGTGGTGCAGGCCTTGGTGGTGGTCACGATGAACGCGAACAAACCCTTAACCAATTACTTGTTGAAATGGACGGATTTGGAGCAAATGAAGGTATTATCATTATTGCAGCTACAAACCGTGCAGATATTTTAGACCCTGCATTATTACGTCCAGGACGTTTTGACAGACAAATTATGGTTGATCGACCTGATGTGAAAGGCCGTGAAGCTGTACTAGGTGTACATGCGCAAAACAAACCATTAGATGCAAATGTAGATTTAAAAACAATCGCAATGCGTACTCCTGGTTTCTCTGGTGCAGATTTAGAGAACTTACTTAACGAAGCTGCTTTAATTGCAGCTCGTGATGATCGTAAGAAAATCAATCAGTTAGATATTGATGAGGCAATCGATCGAGTTATTGCTGGGCCAGCGAAGAAGAGCCGAGTTATTTCTAAAAAAGAGAGAAATATTGTTGCATATCATGAGAGTGGTCATACGGTTATAGGTATGGTGCTTGATGATGCGGATGTCGTGCATAAAGTGACCATTGTTCCACGTGGTCAAGCCGGTGGTTATGCTGTAATGCTACCTCGTGAAGATCGGTATTTCATGACAAAACCAGAGCTCTTTGACAAGATTACTGGGTTACTCGGTGGACGAGTAGCAGAAGAAATTATCTTTGGAGAAGTAAGTACAGGAGCCTCTAATGACTTCCAGCGTGCTACAAATATTGCTCATAAGATGATTACAGAATATGGTATGAGTGACAAAATCGGACCATTGCAATTTAGCAGTGGCGGTGGAGGAAACGTCTTCTTAGGACGTGATATCCAAAATGAACAGACTTATTCTGATGCAATCGCACATGAAATTGATAAAGAAATGCAGGAGTTTATTAATTACTGCTATGATCGTGCGAAAACAATTCTTACAGAGAACAAAGATAAGTTAGAATTGATTGCAAAGACCTTATTAGAGGTTGAAACTTTAGACGCAAAACAAATTAAATCTTTATTTGAAGAAGGAATATTACCAGAACCAGATGAGGAATCAGATGAGTTGAAGGTAAATATTAATTCGAAAGAAGATGAAGATAAAAAAGGTATTTCCTATGAAGAAGCAAAACAAAAGCTTGAGGAAGAAGAAAAATCGGAACGAGAATCATTAGATCCCGAAAAAAATTCCAGTGATGAAGCGCAGGATGATTCTTCAGAAGATCAAAATCCTAAAAATTAA
- a CDS encoding type III pantothenate kinase has protein sequence MLFVLDVGNTNTVLGVFDQGELTHHWRIKTDRYKTEDEFGMLIHSLFQHKELTFEDIKGVIISSVVPPILFALEKMSRDYFHIDAIVIGKTSYQTFLKMNYPNPQEIGADRIVNAVAATEEYGAPLIIIDFGTATTYCYIDEDIAYAGGIITPGINISMEALYSKASKLPKIEIQKPETVIGSTTVDAMTSGVFYGYIGQVDGLVERIKNEKGTNPTVIATGGLAKLIAHESATIDIVEPYLTLKGLHLIYQKNN, from the coding sequence ATGCTATTTGTACTTGATGTAGGAAATACCAATACAGTCTTAGGGGTATTTGACCAAGGTGAATTAACCCATCATTGGAGAATTAAAACAGATCGCTACAAAACAGAAGATGAATTTGGAATGCTAATTCATTCTCTTTTTCAACATAAAGAATTAACATTTGAAGATATTAAGGGTGTCATCATATCTTCGGTTGTTCCACCTATTTTATTTGCTTTAGAGAAAATGAGTAGAGATTATTTTCATATAGATGCCATTGTAATTGGAAAAACTTCATATCAAACTTTTTTAAAAATGAATTATCCAAACCCTCAAGAAATTGGTGCAGATAGAATTGTTAATGCTGTAGCAGCTACGGAAGAATATGGTGCACCATTAATTATTATTGATTTTGGAACAGCAACTACGTATTGTTATATCGATGAGGATATTGCATATGCCGGTGGAATTATTACACCTGGAATTAATATTTCAATGGAAGCCTTATATAGTAAAGCTTCGAAATTACCAAAAATTGAAATTCAAAAACCGGAAACTGTGATTGGTTCTACGACGGTAGACGCCATGACTTCTGGAGTGTTTTATGGATATATTGGACAAGTAGATGGATTGGTAGAGAGAATCAAAAACGAAAAAGGCACAAATCCTACTGTTATTGCTACAGGGGGACTTGCTAAATTAATTGCACATGAATCAGCAACCATTGATATCGTAGAGCCATATTTGACGTTAAAAGGATTACATTTGATTTATCAAAAAAATAATTAG
- the hslO gene encoding Hsp33 family molecular chaperone HslO, producing the protein MNDYLIKATANNGKIRAYAVQSTNTVEEARRRQDTFATASAALGRTITITSMMGAMLKGDDSITTKVMGNGPLGAIVADADADGHVRGYVKNPHVDFELNEKGKLDVARAVGTEGNISVIKDLGLKDFFTGETPIVSGEISEDFTYYYATSEQIPSAVGAGVLVNPDHTILAAGGFIVQVMPGAEEEVINELEDQIQALPAISSLIREGKTPEEILTQLFGEKQLNIHEKMPIEFRCKCSKDRLAQAIVGLGNDEIQAMIEEDHGAEATCHFCNEKYHFTEEELENLKQ; encoded by the coding sequence ATGAACGATTACTTAATAAAAGCGACAGCAAATAATGGGAAAATTAGAGCGTATGCTGTTCAGTCCACAAATACGGTGGAAGAAGCGAGAAGAAGACAAGATACATTTGCAACTGCATCTGCAGCTCTTGGTAGAACCATAACAATTACATCAATGATGGGGGCTATGTTAAAAGGTGATGACTCTATCACAACGAAAGTAATGGGGAATGGTCCACTTGGGGCAATTGTTGCTGATGCTGATGCTGATGGGCATGTTCGCGGATATGTTAAGAATCCACATGTAGATTTTGAATTAAATGAAAAGGGAAAACTGGATGTAGCGCGAGCTGTTGGTACAGAAGGAAACATTAGCGTTATTAAAGATTTAGGATTAAAGGATTTTTTTACAGGAGAAACACCGATCGTTTCTGGTGAGATTAGTGAAGACTTTACGTATTACTATGCTACCTCTGAACAAATACCATCAGCCGTTGGTGCAGGGGTTTTAGTAAATCCAGATCATACTATTTTAGCTGCCGGAGGCTTTATTGTTCAAGTAATGCCAGGTGCTGAAGAGGAAGTAATTAATGAATTAGAAGATCAAATTCAAGCTCTCCCAGCGATATCTTCGTTAATTCGTGAAGGAAAAACCCCAGAAGAAATACTTACCCAACTATTTGGAGAAAAACAACTAAACATTCATGAAAAAATGCCAATTGAATTTCGTTGTAAATGCTCAAAAGATCGTCTTGCACAAGCGATTGTTGGTTTAGGAAATGATGAAATCCAGGCTATGATTGAAGAAGATCATGGTGCGGAGGCTACTTGTCATTTTTGTAATGAAAAGTATCATTTTACAGAGGAAGAATTAGAAAACCTTAAACAGTAG
- a CDS encoding peptidylprolyl isomerase, which yields MSKKLLLGIVVVLLITNIATLLFVGDGNDSEVVSDGEGEKEINRNEAVATVADEEISYDEWMTDLRNMQGQKYLKQMIDKEVVNTLAEQEGIEVSEKIIDREVSFLYTMQGILTEEDAAVEEERWREEIKYRYQLEQLLTRDIEIPEDEIKSYYDTYGNQYDFSSSVKLSHILVEDMETAEQVYQELEDGASFKLLAREYSIDDETRQNGGYMGAIYTSSQFLLDSYETQAANMENHTYSEPFQAENGVAIMYLHRKLPAIEFTYEEVQPYVHSEIAMHEEGLTLEADQLWEEVDIEWIYENK from the coding sequence ATGTCTAAAAAATTGTTGCTCGGGATCGTTGTGGTGCTACTGATTACGAATATTGCAACTCTACTGTTTGTAGGAGATGGCAATGATTCAGAAGTAGTGTCGGACGGCGAGGGAGAGAAAGAGATCAATCGTAATGAAGCAGTCGCAACAGTAGCGGATGAAGAAATATCCTATGATGAATGGATGACAGACTTAAGAAATATGCAAGGACAAAAATATTTAAAGCAAATGATTGATAAAGAAGTAGTTAACACTTTAGCAGAGCAAGAAGGTATTGAAGTAAGTGAAAAAATCATCGACAGGGAAGTTTCGTTCTTATATACCATGCAAGGAATATTAACGGAAGAAGATGCTGCAGTAGAGGAAGAGAGATGGAGAGAAGAAATCAAATACCGTTATCAATTGGAACAGTTGTTAACTAGAGACATTGAAATTCCAGAAGATGAAATAAAATCATATTATGATACATATGGTAATCAATATGATTTTTCATCTTCTGTTAAGCTTTCGCATATTTTAGTAGAAGATATGGAAACAGCTGAGCAAGTGTACCAAGAATTAGAAGATGGTGCTTCTTTTAAATTATTAGCTAGAGAATATAGTATTGATGATGAAACGAGACAAAATGGTGGCTATATGGGTGCTATTTACACATCAAGTCAGTTCTTATTGGATAGTTATGAAACACAAGCTGCGAATATGGAAAATCATACTTATAGTGAACCTTTTCAAGCAGAGAATGGTGTAGCAATCATGTACTTGCACCGTAAACTTCCCGCAATTGAATTTACTTACGAAGAAGTACAACCATATGTGCATAGTGAAATTGCAATGCATGAAGAAGGACTGACGTTAGAAGCAGACCAATTATGGGAAGAAGTGGATATTGAGTGGATTTACGAAAATAAATAA